The Brassica oleracea var. oleracea cultivar TO1000 chromosome C6, BOL, whole genome shotgun sequence genome includes a region encoding these proteins:
- the LOC106298880 gene encoding NADH dehydrogenase [ubiquinone] 1 beta subcomplex subunit 2-like — MGGVGGGMTYKGVSVQTPKTWHTVAGKGLCGVMWFWILYRAKQDGPVVMGWRHPWDGHGDHGDHH, encoded by the exons ATGGGTGGCGTAGGAGGAGGAATGACATACAAGGGAGTCTCCGTGCAAACTCCGAAGACGTGGCACACCGTCGCCGGAAAGGGCTTGTGCGGCGTCATGTG GTTCTGGATTCTGTACAGAGCAAAGCAAGACGGTCCTGTAGTCATG GGATGGAGGCACCCCTGGGATGGCCATGGTGACCACGGAGACCATCACTAG
- the LOC106298954 gene encoding uncharacterized protein LOC106298954, producing MITRSNLAEQLREYQIRSKHDWASVSFFSSTSNFSSSRVHVVVFVIWELVILLLLVCSAVSLFFRRLQLAFILVCVSLLLLFCMKIIKQARIARNKKRRMLLPLSM from the exons ATGATAACGAGATCGAATCTAGCGGAGCAGCTCAGGGAATATCAGATTCGTTCAAAGCATGATTGGGCCTCCGTCTCTTTCTTCTCTTCCACCTCCAATTTCTCATCTTCCAG GGTCCATGTCGTGGTCTTTGTCATTTGGGAGCTGGTGATCTTACTACTCCTGGTGTGTTCAGCAGTATCCTTGTTCTTCAGGCGGTTGCAACTAGCATTCATCCTGGTTTGTGTCAGCTTGCTTTTGCTCTTCTGTATGAAAATTATAAAGCAAGCGAGAATAGCTAGGAACAAGAAGCGGAGGATGCTTCTTCCGCTCTCTATGTAA